Proteins encoded together in one Triticum dicoccoides isolate Atlit2015 ecotype Zavitan chromosome 7B, WEW_v2.0, whole genome shotgun sequence window:
- the LOC119340534 gene encoding uncharacterized protein LOC119340534: MNPPPPPFALPSLVWVNPPSHQELTARAGYLEVKSGDADHAHRWFCHNCGHENQPKNLLVNLQPLGCSGCGEQNPTSFVWSIIESVVNEIELDLVIRDQGDHRTCTAHALIAGMDLKRRTYGALFGLYVPQELDIRDLLMKFFWRFGEVLGHEKTRDLISHRIHCLMSIAQVEGVGYENASAMVPDVYPVAPLGRVLKVAACFFVTKDMVDRIVRLLAGGFPLVTAVPTGRCFRYVAAGQIYNAPSIPQNHAVLLIGFGTAPWPGDDFAQQNSAVTANWPTDPTTGDKRLRTFYRARGSSGDLQHPDYQLDGFGGDFDIWAEDIHEVLWGFNLTEDIPWCLCP, translated from the exons ATGAATCCTCCACCGCCGCCGTTTGCCCTTCCATCGCTGGTTTGGGTTAACCCTCCAAGCCATCAGGAGTTGACTGCAAGAGCTGGCTATCTGGAGGTCAAGTCGGGGGATGCAGACCATGCTCATCGGTGGTTTTGCCACAACTGCGGGCACGAGAATCAGCCTAAAAATTTACTGGTGAACCTGCAGCCGCTTGGGTGTTCCGGCTGTGGTGAACAG AATCCAACATCATTTGTCTGGAGTATAATCGAGAGTGTCGTCAATGAAATCGAACTAGACCTTGTCATACGCGACCAGGGAGATCACC GAACATGCACTGCGCATGCCCTAATCGCTGGGATGGATCTGAAAAGGAGAACTTATGGGGCTCTGTTTGGACTTTACGTTCCCCAAGAGTTGGATATTAGGGATCTGCTCATGAAATTTTTTTGGCGTTTCGGTGAGGTTCTTGGTCATGAGAAAACTCGAGATCTGATATCGCACAGAATTCACTGCTTAATGAGCATTGCACAAGTTGAAGGCGTGGGCTACGAAAATGCTTCTGCAATGGTCCCAGATGTGTATCCGGTGGCTCCCCTGGGCAGAGTGTTGAAAGTTGCTGCTTGCTTCTTTGTCACCAAGGACATGGTTGATCGCATCGTAAGGCTGCTGGCCGGTGGGTTCCCTCTGGTGACCGCCGTGCCAACTGGCAGGTGCTTCCGCTACGTGGCAGCTGGACAGATCTACAACGCGCCAAGCATCCCCCAGAATCATGCTGTACTGCTAATAGGTTTTGGAACAGCTCCTTGGCCTGGAGATGATTTTGCTCAGCAGAACAGTGCAGTTACTGCTAACTGGCCAACCGATCCCACTACTGGCGACAAGCGTCTCAGGACGTTTTACAGGGCAAGAGGTTCTTCAGGCGATCTACAACATCCTGATTACCAGCTGGATGGGTTTGGTGGTGACTTTGACATATGGGCGGAAGACATACATGAGGTACTTTGGGGGTTCAATCTGACTGAAGACATCCCTTGGTGCTTGTGCCCGTAA